AGTGTTCAATACTATAATTCTATTCatttatttcttcttcttctttatgATTTTTATTGTAGAACTGGAGTGCGTGTATAGGATCAGAGATCGACCCCTGCACTACTAACGCATGCATAAGACGAGCTGAGATTATCGCATCCTTGACAAATTCGTGCTGCCAGAACTTGTTTTTGCTGTGCAAACTCGGCAGCCTTCCGTAGCATCATAGGACCCCCGGCTCCCGATATAAATGGATGCTTCTATGCGTCAGACTGGCACTCAAATCTCCACGTATGGTACTTACGTCTATATCAGGAAGGATTTGTGAGCAAGCAAAACTATGCGCAGATTCTGGCAATCCTTGGCTACTTGCCGTCATTACGGCCATCATGTTTTGAATATACGGTAGGAGATACTGTCTGTTAGCTTCTCGAACTGCTTGTCCAACCTCGGGCTCAAGATTCCAGTCGAGAACTAGACCATGGCAATAGATAAGAGAAAATTCCACCTTATCCTTTAGGGCAACTCACCTATCTTGATAACGCCATCGAGTCCAATCTGGACGACCTCAATGGAGAACATCACTCCACTATTCATTAGATACTGTACGCCCAGGACGAACTTGTCATTTTAGAATGATAGAATCGTTTGTAGGGGACCATACTCTGCTCACCTGTTTCATGGCGCTGGCTATCTCTCTGGGCCACAAGGGTAGCAGATCGAACAGTTCCAGGGAGACGAAGGGATGAACGACGAAGAGCCGCTCACCCGTTTGATAGAAGGACAAAGGTTCAGCGATATTCGGATGCGTGACAGATGTGAGTTGTCTGATATTACGAATCCTTGTAGTTTGAAGTTCTTTAATTGTCACAATTTGGCGGATACCATTGTCTCGATGCTGGGCAATCCAGGCTTTGCCGCTCGTCTTTGTTGGAATAGATGGGAAGTAGTCCAGTTTGGGATCACGATTTTCATAGTATAGAGCTGGGGTTGCCCTTCCAATTGGCTGCCGTTCGCGACGAAAAGGCGTTTTGCGCCGTAGTCCTGGGCCTACCATTGCCGCCTTTAAATTGGGGCGACCTATAAGAGAGGGTCCGGGGCTGGTTGTGAGTAGCAATCTCTAGTCGAGCAGTGTGCGCTGTTATACATTCTTTATTACATGCAATATGGGCTCTTCGATCTACCAAAATACCAGTCAGGCTTCTGAAGACCCTTTTGGATTGGAAGACCTTGCAGGTTCACTGTCCAGATATGCGTTTCACAATGGAAACAGTAATGCGGAAGATGTTGCGTACAAGATTAATCTAGTGGATCAAGAGCTTGCAGTGCTTCGTACAGAGTGGGATTCAATCTTTGAGACTCTAAAGCAGTCGGCGAAGACTGCCCAACAGCTGGAGGATATTTGCATCGACGCCGACAGTAGTATTGCTATGGAAAAGAACAAGTGGCTTGCCAACTGTACTGCGTTTTGATGTTCCGTAGCTTTAAGGTACCAATGAGGCAATTTTCGTTTCTGGCCCAGTCTACATAAGCAGGTCCGTGACACTCGAAGTATACGATGGGAAATTGATTTGAAGTCTTAAAAAAAACCGGCTTCCGATATTTACGAAAGCGAGTTTGGTCCGAAATGGAAATGTATTCTACACTGGAGAGATACGTAACAGCAACAGAGAGTTATAGGAGTTTACGTAGGCAGAGAAATAGGTATAACTGAGTCGGCTTCCAGAACATCAGCAAATGTTTGAATGGCAAGAGCGGGTTGCTCCTAGTATTGACAGCTGTTTCTCTCGAGGACTCCTTGATGCTCGGTCTAGGTCTGGTCACACTGCTTTCTTTGACCCATAACGGAAGAGAAAGATCCATCACCCACCATGACGGAGCACAGAGCGACTGGGAGGAGCAACAAGCTCCGCGAAGATAGAATTCGCACCCGTGCTCGCTGCCGAGCAGTACTTGCAGATCACATACGTAAACAGCCTCCCTCGTTTACCTACCACTAACTAATGCTTTTGCAGGCGACCGTACGAGAATCTCCATAGAGCCAAAGCAGGTCCGGCTCATCAATACGGAGAAGGAAGGCTACAAATGGCGTATTTGTGTCGCTGAAATGAAGCCGCTCTTCTGCAAGGGCTTGAGCAATACTGGCGTCAGGGACCAGCGCCGATTGATAGAGCAGGTTGGTCGCGGCTTCGAGGCCATCCCAGCGACTCAAAATTATATCACCTTCCAGGCCCATGCCAACACAGCGCTAAGTCCCGAGACAAAGAATTCAGAATCTTATATAATTGATCCTGCGCTTTTAGATTCTGCCTCTAGCTCTAGCTCTACTacagatgaggatgagattcGAGCGTTGAAATTGGAACTTCAAAATACCAACTTGCAGCATGAATCTATGCTTCAGCAACTACAGGAGTGTACGGGCCAGCTTCAGTTGGCTATTCAAATGAAGGAGTACTATGAGTTTTGTCTCCTGAGGGTGTTTGCGTCACTGAATGATATGGGGCACATGCTTGATGGAATCAGAGGGGAGAGTGCGAGGGTACTTACTAGTCATGGCGAGGCGAGTCAGATACAAGATTCACCTACGACCTTAGAATCGTAGAATTCTATCATATCACTTGGCATTCGTGTTGCTGGAATACAATTCACGAGTCCTCGGTTGTTACAGAGTATAAATAGACCTAGTGGCCATACATAACCAGTCCGACACAAACTATCCCGATATTTAGTTCTCCATGTATGGATATAGAAGCTCATGTTCTTCAGTCTATCTGCGCTATCTAGCGGAGAGGTAGAGGAGCAGAAATTGAGTATATGATGCTCATCATACACGTATAGGCTACCTTATTGAGCAGTTGAAGATTCGTGCTCTTCTACGTTCAGGTTTGGTACAGGATGGTGCAAATCCAACGTCAGTAGTTTACTATTGTAGTGTTATTGACAGTGCCCCAAAACGGACTAAATATGGCGCATGCCCAGTGTGCCAATGACGCTAGCACGATCCCTGCCCTTCACACTCACTAACAGCATTTGAATGAGCAACAGTGATCACAAAGGAATTTAGACACCGTATAGGGCCGGATAAGAAGATTAGGACAACTTAGGGTGTGCCTTATAAGAAGCAAGTAATTGTAAGTCGGTCTCGATACGGATCTCCACATCTCGGACGCCGAAGCTTCGAGGTGCTATTATGACTGAGACGTGGCGGGAGTTGATTTCGGCTTTATCTGTGCACATGGCATGCGCCACGCTTAGTCCGTTTTGGGGTATTTCCATTAAAACTACAATAATAGACTACTGACGCTGGACCCGCACCATCCTGTATACCAGGGAGAGCTGAAAGAAGTTTCCGTCCTCCTTTGTTTGCGATCGATGTATTCTGGAGTGTAAATCCCGCCAGCTCAAAATGTAGTATTCCTTTCCGGAGCTGGTCTTTGTAGTCTTCCTGCAACGGCGAAACGCGGGCTCTGTTTTCAATCACCCCTATACTAATAACCAGCATTTACAGTATGTCAAACCATATTGGCAAGCACTAGGATCTCAGCGCCACAGTCCACTAGACTAACAGAAAGAGCGTTTACTTAGAAACTGATGTTTTGATGTAGTTTCTACCCACTCATATAGCTGGTCCCTCACGCTTGAGTAACAACTTTGTTGTCGAGCATTGTGCTCATATCCTTTCTACAATACCACAGAACAGCTCCAAGAATTCCACAAGACATTTAATATCAGCAATAGAAATTGGTACTAGCCTAATCATGCAGTAGTGCCTGCAGGATTCAGATGGCAAGTAACAATGCTGTTacaagaagaacatgctCACGAATCCAATCAATGCACACGCAAGGAGGATGCTATTTGGAGCACTTTGGCTACTGAGGGAAGGAGTAGGCGTGGCAGAAGGCGTGGTAATCGGCGTCGTCGGGCTTTTGTCCCATTCTAATAAACTTCCGACAGAGGTAGGAACCGTCATGGGTGTTGTATCCCATACCATCTCGGAAGTAAGACTACTGATGAATTGAGAATTATGCGGCGCCTTGTTTGGCTCCAAAATCGCAGTCGGGAGTAGTGGGACCGGGGTGCTGGGGTCTGGGGCCGTATGGGGCTGCAGAATGTCGGGGTCATAATAGCAAGGGTAGTGGGCAACGGACTACAGGCGAATATGTCAGCAAGCTCCAAGACACCACCTGACTCAATATGGTATACGAACAGGGACTTCCCGCGACTCAGGAGCCGAGGTCGGAGACTTATCTTCTTCGGTCACGGTCATTTTCGGTTCTCACATAAGGGCGGACACTGAAAGTTCACAATCGGGGTTGCCCTATGCTTTATATCTATGGTACCACTTTCGAACTAGCTTATTATGTCTGCTCGACATTACGAGCCTTTTCCCGGCCCATATAGGACATTTGCGATATAGGTTACTGCCATGTAATTAACAAAAGCCAGTCTGGGAAGGACCAGCTTCTGGACATCGTCtccctttctttctttctttctttctttctttctttctctttagACCCTGGTCAGCGTCAGTCATTGGATTGCAGCACATACATAAAACAAGAATGATCTTGACCTCCTCTTCAAAGGGGGTATTTGGTACATGTATACGGCTGATGTGCCGTTTCACTTATAGGACTGTAGGCTGTATGCACGCGAGCTGCGAGGAAGGGACTCAGCTAACCTCATCTACGCCGGCTGTGTGATCCATATATATTCTCGTTTCTCTAGGAAGGGTTCAGTGGTCCgtattaatactatatataacATGACTGGGTCATGGGCGAAAGAGCTGAAATGAGTCCCACATGAAGAAGGAATGGCAACCGATTGGAAGCTTACGCTTAAGTCGTCCTTCCAGCTTCACCAGAACCTTATGGTGATAAGTGGACCGTCCACAAGCACTCGGCCGAGGGGTGTCAACCATAAACGTACTGAGAATATGGGATTATCTTCACCTCTTATGTAAAAGGCGGAAAGTGGCGGGACCTGGGGCTTCCTTGCCCAACTTCGAAACACAGAAAAGTATGCAAGATTTGCACGGTTCTGGAGTGACACAATCAATTACACCCTTTATATCTCCTGACGGAACATAGTTTATTCCTCGCATCTTCACCATACGTGGCTATATCGTATCATCCAGTTGGCAAGGCCATCGTGTGAGCCAAGGCGTTTTTTAATGGTATATATACAAAGTAGAGTCTTATTCACTTGTCGTACAACGCATTCCAGGTTCAGTATCCAAAGTTTCATCTTGTATTGCTGTTCTCGCCCGCAAAAATACTAACGTGAATAGAATCAGGAGGAAGACGGAACCCAAAATGTCCTACAACGTGCAAATGAAGACTAACATAGTTCTAATGATGTCTCCGACGCTTTCTtactttctccttcttgatctgtTGACGTTGCTTTCTGGGTGTGGTCTAGGAGGTGATCACGCGCGTTGCGGCAGTTGTTGCGAAATTGCTTCATCCACCAAACGACCCGCCGCGCTGACGATGGGGCTCTTCAGTCAATGGCTACTATGATTGGTCCAACCAAAAGCTTTGGTGTACAAACTTAGCTTGATTAGGAACGTTAAAATTTACAACCTTGTTGCACTTGCAGCCGGCAGAATGAGCATCCATCCCATCAAGGCGTCAACTAATTATGGAAGAAGGGCGCGTTACACCGATTTCTTTTATACTATGCACTTTCTATTGAACTCCGTTCGGAGAACGTTGGGGCAGTAAAAGTCTTTGGTCTGGTGCCACAAAGAGACAAAAAATATAGCCGTCCTTATGTTTAAAATCGAGAAGTAATAATTCTCGAGCTTTGATTCTTCGCATACCGCTTGTGTAGTCGATTTGCGCTCATGGCGTCAGTGCCATcggatgaggttgttgataTCCTGCAGGGTAGCCCCGTCGACCAGCTTAACATCTGCGGGCTGGAACTTCTGGTGGACGAATAGAGGATAACGCCTAGCATTCTATGTTTGTACATACTTTCCAATGGCGCCAGTCCAATATTTTAAAAGCGAGTGTAGCGCCCTCGGTTCGTGTTCATGTGTTCTCAACGAGTCACTCCTGATTCGCCCCACGGGCTGAACAAGATAATAGATGCGAATTGGTAAGGAATAATAGTAATCTAAAATTGGAAattctgtttctttttctctttttcttcttttctgttTAAACCGTGAGTATCTGCAGTCCAGGTTTGATTCTAAATTTTTACCTTCAATACCTCACCCTCAAGCGCTTCGAGCTGGGCGATTCTAGCGTTTCTCTGTTATTTCGCTTTTTATGTTCTGGTGTACCAAAGGTTGCATCTAGCTTTTGCCTTCTGACAAGCCACTGAATACTGAACGGTTGGTATGGGAGGAGGTTAAGAGCCCTCGTATTTTGGTAGAGCTCGTCGGTGGGCTTCTTGGCGAGGGGGAATCGTTCGTCGATGCGATGGAGGGTCTTGCTGCCCAGGGAGTCGACCTTTTGGACTCACGGCGAGAGGAACTGGTGGACCTTAGAGAAGTAGGGATTGACCGGAGCTGCGAAGGTCTATTCATGAATGAACAGTATTCTACCGATGGTGATCTAAGCCTGCACAAAATTTGTCCTACGCATTCATAGCGGCCATTGCGGAAGAAGGTAGGATGCGATTCATCAAGTTGAAAATAGAACAATGCTGAACTAAAGCTACAAGCAAGGCTCGGAAGTATTGGGGAACCTTTCGCTATTTCCTTAGCCTTTTGATGCACGGGGTCTATCTGTGTGACGTCGTCGAGTAGAGGATTCTCTTGTTCGGagtcatcatcaagcctATATAGGTTACATTTACTGTCACTTCTTCGATGTCCGACAAGAGTATCCCACGATGTTCTCGAGCTTACGCGATGCCACAAAGCCCTGCCCACACGGAAAGGGAATGTTTCGTATACGATGCTGAGATACTTTCTCAGCGGGGCAGATGAACCCGTCCCTAGCGATAACAAGATACTGGGCTCAGCCCCGTCTGGAGTCAGGGCGACAGCCTCTCGCAAAGCGATGGAGGCTGGGTTATTGAACGCTAGACCACCATCCTGATAGATCCCGTGTCCACTGACTCGTTTCCCGTCGAAATAGCTACGGTGCATTAGTCTTGGACCGAGTTTGGAGATAGTATGAGAATGGAGCTTTCGATGCAAAATTACTCACTAAGGGGCAGAAGTTGCGGCTCGTAACCTATTTACTTAGGGATCAGTATTGGGCTATAGTTAAGTGGGGAAGGTTGCAATGAAAACTTACACTTCCCACCACTTCACTGCTTGTTGCCCACATCCGGAAGGCAGATGTGAGTAGTCTGCGATGATGTATCAGAGTTTTCCAACACAATCCCATACTGCTTTGCACCGCAAACGTACCTAGTATCTCGGGTCGGCACCCCGCCTGGTTGTAGTTCGTAGCAATGAACCCAGCACCGTCGCGGGCTCGAGTCAAAGTAACCCCAACGTGTGATCCGATATGGGAGGCGAAAGAACAGTCTGTAATTCCCCTGTGAAGTCCATATGTGTCCATTAAAAGGCTTTCGAGGCCATTGGCCGAGTATTTACTATCCGTCAGTAaagtgaagaagaagagagtcAAGCGCGTAAAAGTTGAGAGCAGCGGAACCTTGGACATGAAGCGTAGTATACAGCTTCGGGGGGGGAAAGCTTTGTTTGCAAACATTTTGAGATAGTCTAGACATTCATCCACTGTCCAGCCCAGGATATCCAAGCTCATGACGATTAGCCCACCTTTTCCCTATGTCAGCCTGGCTTCTATGATAATAAGGAGGAGATAATTACCAGAACTGGTCCCGAATTTCACATCAAAATGTCTTTGAATGGCAAAGTTGGGGATGCCGACTTCATCTTCCAGCGCTTTCAAAAACCCCAACGGTGCGGCTCCTCGTATTCCGCCACCATCGATGCTCAACACTCTCAGTCGACTTGTATCTGGCACCAGCCTGATAGTCAGGTCATGTGTGGGGGCTGTGCACACGGGGCAAGCCTTGACCTCAACGAGCCAAGGGTCGGTaatggatgttgatgagaatatCCGCACACAAACCTGACAGATCATATGCCCACACGGGAGGGTATACTGCGGCCGTCGCCTTATACAGCTGAAGCATGTATCCTCAGACTTGAACTGGCTTAGTATATCCTTTCGTTTAGCTAATTGCTGCTCATGCCAGTCGCGTGATGATCCCGCCGCTTGAATCTCTACAAATTGGGACGAGAAGCTGCAGCCCATCCAGCTCACGGCTTTCGCCAGCTCTACAGAGCCGATAGGACTCGTTTCGAGTCCCTCGATGGCTTTATGGCAAGAATCTTTGTAAAGTACTCTGAATACTTGTCGCGGATCAAACACTACATTGAGTTAGATGGGGAAGAAAGGTCGATGGATCGTAAAAGAGATGGAATCAACTTCATCTCTCAACTTACGGTGCATTCCTGGCGGAAAGTGGTCCAGTATGAAACTAGAGGCGATCAGAGGAACAGCATGATTTCTGAACTCTCTCGGAGTTTTAAACTCTTTCATAAAGTTAATAAGGTGCCAGGATAAGCCATCAGCCACCGGATTAATCAGACGGGATGCTTGAATGAAGTCATATGGCTCCATCAAGGGCCTGTTCGCTGTGCTTATGCTATTATCTAAGAAGAAGGTGATATGATGAACGGAGAAGAGATGGTTGGTTTTCCATCTGTACTGCCTGCTGAGTTCCAGTGCTCTCGAAATCTCACTACCGAGCACACGCCACCGCCGGTTTAGTTGGTCGTGTCTTCGTCGCCCTCGGCCAGAGGTTTTCGGTACCCCCAAAATCGTGATGCTGGAGAAGCTACGCTCTATCATTGTTTTGTCATGGCATTGCAAGTAATCTCTGAGCTTTTTCTGATCCTGCTTCAGCATTTCTTGGCTCGACATCAAGACAATTCTGGGCCTTGTGGCACTAGCGTTAGCACAGCCCTTGTTCACCCAGGCCCCTATTCTGCAAAGGCACTCTGCCATGCCCCCTATATCATCTACAAACATACAGACCACGTCTGCATGCGGAAGAATGGCCCTCTGTAATACATGATCAAAAATCTCTGGAAACGCTAGATGCTTAATTTCTGCGCTGAAAGTCTGACTCGCTATCTCGTGGCAAATGTTTCGCTTGTAGGGCGAAGTCCTGTTACACCTTCGGAATACGTCTGTATCGGTAATAATCAGTGGGCGGCGTCGTGAGTCACGAAGTACGCCTGAAAGCAGGTGAAATTCGCCATTTCCCGGAGCACGGATACTGCATCGGGAGAAAAACAGCTTTTTGAATACTGAATGCTTTGATTTGTTCCCTATCAGTACCAAAGAGCTCGCGTGGCGGTCAAATGGTTGCCTGAAGTCTTGAACCAAGCGCTTCGGTCGATCCGTGACCTCCAATCCGGTCTCAGCCCCCCTGGTCCAAAGCTTAAGCCAATCACTATGTTTGCACGTACTCATCACACTTAGGGAGGAGTTAAGTTCAGTCTAGGGAGCATACCTGACCTCTTTATATACTGAGCCTCCTCAATTTACAGCCTGTTAGTGTTTGTAGTTTTGTTGCTGATCCCGGCCGTAAATTCCCCATTATATGAAATAGGTGGCAAGTAAACATCAGCGCTGGCGCAGTGGTATTTTGGAGCTGCAGGATTGTTTCGCACCGTCGTCAGCCATTCTATTCAGTATAAATTTGGCGGTGCATGCTCCAAGGGCCGCAAATCCCGCCCCCTCCAGTAGCCTACAAATACATTACAGTACAATGCGTACGTCACTTCAAAAGTGCACGAAGTACTCCCATGTGCTCTAGGGTGTCTAAAGTGAGTTGAAGAGGGAAATTGTAGCTGTGATTGTGGGAGGAAGTTGCCTTGTGTACAATCCAGTAGGTGTATATCCTATATAAGCCTTTCATATCAGCCAATTGACTGAAAAGACCTGCAAGTACTGTACATAGGGTTGGCCAAAAGAGTGTCTCCTTGTTAATGAGCCCAACCATGTTGAGATAGCTGTTATCGGACCAATGCGCAACTGGAGCCTCGGCTCAAGATTTTTCATTTGCGAAAAAGAGAAGGCGAATACTTATCAGATAAAGCAAGCAGAATACATGTACATATAGGATTACTgcttatatatttaagaaaaaaaaaaggtatGTTCTCCCTCTTAGATCTGAACACAGCCATTCGAAGAAGAAAGTTACAAGTGCTGCCAGTCTCGCCAGCAAGCCGCTCTTTCCACAAACTTCAAAAGTGTTTTTCATCCATAAACTATTTTCCATACCCCAACCATGTTACAACAAGTCGCTAGGGTTTTCAACTGCCCTACCATTCCGTCGAATCTGGTAACGGCTCTTCTATTTCTTGTGCGATTCGTCCTCTTCGTGGTCCAGATTGGGGCGTTACTGGGGATTCCATCTGGTACTGTCTACTTTGCTTGGTTCACACGGGACAGCATCTGGCCAGTCCTCCCCGAGAAGCACATATCGGAAGGGCAAGAGGTCTTTGCTTATCTTGTTTACATCACAGTATTCATGGTCTTCTTTCTCTGGGGAGTCGTGGCATTCCTCAGTGTTCGCATAGTATTGCCTCTCTGGGCTCTCGGTTGTATGTCGGCAGTGATGAGTTGCCTAGTCTTGGCCTTTCTCATTATGACGATACGGACTATGTTTTTGACCTGGAAGTGGTGGATCGAGTTCGAGAAGATACCCAGGCTCACAGTGGTTGCACGCCACTGCCGAGCCATTtccgtcttcctcttcttccttttatTTATTGGGTGTGCTTTAAGCCTGGGCTATTGCTTCTACTATTCCATACATGGTACTCCTGACATAGTTGCCAGAGTTATAGAGGATATGCAGGGATTGTTGCACTTCTTGGCCGGGAGGGACAGTAACCCTACTACTAAAGTTGACCTCTAGACTCCGTGTTAGGAGACTCTACAAAACTGGATTTAGCTACATGTCAGCGATACCATGTCAAATAGCTGTTTCTCTTGAGGTTGCTTGAAGCCAATTGTCTCGCAAAATCAGCTCCATTATACTATGACAGAGTATTGAATTTACTTGCCAGGGAACCCTGACTCAACTGTATGTAGCAGTAGATTAACTTTGAGTGCCACGGGTACAATGTAGACCTATTTCATCAAGAGTTGGATGTGATACGCCTTTTTTCGCTTAGCCAACTCAAAAGGAGAGAGACACTAGAACAGGTGTCAACGATAGAAAATAGAACGTTTGTGACAATTGGGCTCTGGCTAGAGCCGCTTCAGAGTGACCATCGAGAGGAcgagagagagaagaaaaaaaagactAATTGACACAGTGTACTGTAGATGGCCGCTAAGGCCTGGGCTCTTCCtttagctatatattatcaagcttctcgatAGCATTCTGGCAAAATGTGGCTCGGGCGGCATAAGTAAAGAATTGAGAACAGACAGCGACGTAACTCTCTCGACTTTGGCGCTTGAGCCGGAAGTGAAAGGACATGTTACCCTCTTTGTGTAGTGCTTCCCGGTCGATTTCGAACAGCCTGACCCCTGAAACTACACTTGGTCATGGCACTTGATACAGCGTAGGTTGGTCAGGTGAACTGTTGATATCACTGCTGATTCTTTTCGGAAAGCCAGTCACTACAGATGATTTTCATCCGCCTATGTAACCAATGAGCTTCTAGTCAATACCGTGTACGCAGAACGAGAAAATGACTCGTTGGTAGCATAACGTCAGGTAATGTCAAGGTGAAGCTattgtcagacattacgtgtattcggttcattgatgtgaattggtgtattcatgttgtgttctgttgaaatctgCCCCTTcgaggttttaccatttccgctgtaatcttaaagtatccctgcttgcacgtgcggccccagcacctgttcaacagcTATACTATCCCAAGCGGATGAACCTTCTAAAGTTCATGCATTTCTTTACATATAAATATACTCTTATGAAGCATAGAGACGACATACCCTACAAAATTCTTACCCTGCCTATGTCATGTCTGGTCAGACAAGTCGTTGGTGATTCCATCGGATTCAAAGATGTGTTTCAGCGTGTATTTGTCGACTGGATTTTCGATGTGTTAAGTAGGAACTGCGAAATCTCAATGCATTTCACAGGAAGGCGAAATATATCGAAGCGTCCTGGGAGGACCGGGCGGTAAGCTTCAGCCAAGGACTCAGCGAAAAGAAATCTTGAAAGAAATGCCAGGGGAAGCGAGGTCTGATATCAGCCTGGACCTTATGAGTCGGAATTGCAACGAAAATTCAGCCTAGGCGGCGACGTATAATGACCATTGTATATATAGTAGATACTCATCATCAAAGCCTTGAACCGAAAACGAAAGATAGAACGGAAAGATAGGAAATGAGGGCAGGATAACTCGATGTGACTGCAGTACATTCCGAGACTTCATATTTCATCGTAGTTCTCACCCTTCAGAATAGCAACGTTGTTCATATCGGGAGGGGGACTGAACCTAAAACTAAACTATTGTATCAGCTGCAAGTAATTTCACTTCCCGTTCCCCTCCCAATATGAGTAATCTTACTGTTTTTGCGACCGAGAGCAGAAATGAGAGACGGAATTTTGGAAACTGAACCTGAAATGCATTGCATCTTATAACGG
This genomic interval from Fusarium oxysporum f. sp. lycopersici 4287 chromosome 3, whole genome shotgun sequence contains the following:
- a CDS encoding hypothetical protein (At least one base has a quality score < 10) translates to MEPYDFIQASRLINPVADGLSWHLINFMKEFKTPREFRNHAVPLIASSFILDHFPPGMHLFDPRQVFRVLYKDSCHKAIEGLETSPIGSVELAKAVSWMGCSFSSQFVEIQAAGSSRDWHEQQLAKRKDILSQFKSEDTCFSCIRRRPQYTLPCGHMICQVCVRIFSSTSITDPWLVEVKACPVCTAPTHDLTIRLVPDTSRLRVLSIDGGGIRGAAPLGFLKALEDEVGIPNFAIQRHFDVKFGTSSDYLKMFANKAFPPRSCILRFMSKVPLLSTFTRLTLFFFTLLTDSKYSANGLESLLMDTYGLHRGITDCSFASHIGSHVGVTLTRARDGAGFIATNYNQAGCRPEILDYSHLPSGCGQQAVKWWEVLRAATSAPYYFDGKRVSGHGIYQDGGLAFNNPASIALREAVALTPDGAEPSILLSLGTGSSAPLRKYLSIVYETFPFRVGRALWHRVSSRTSWDTLVGHRRSDSKCNLYRLDDDSEQENPLLDDVTQIDPVHQKAKEIAKGSPILPSLACSFSSALFYFQLDESHPTFFRNGRYECTFAAPVNPYFSKVHQFLSPKTLHRIDERFPLAKKPTDELYQNTRALNLLPYQPFSIQWLVRRQKLDATFGTPEHKKRNNRETLESPSSKRLRVRY